In the genome of Crassostrea angulata isolate pt1a10 chromosome 6, ASM2561291v2, whole genome shotgun sequence, the window TTTCCGATACGCTTTTTTTCATCTCCGGAGATAAGAAAAACGAATCGGACATTTGGCTACCGAAGATGCGTTCAATTGATGATGTTTTACATCTTTTCTATTTAAAGGCTCACTTGGTGTTTTACGACAGTTCATTCGATAACATAGGTGTGGCCAAACCTGTAAACGACAGTCTGGTAGTGCTCGGCGTCATGATAAAGGTACTACACAGTGGTGGCACGGcccagtctctctctctctctctttctctctctctctctctctctctctctgttctctctctctctctctctctctctctctctctctctctctctctctctctctctctctctctctctctctctctctctctttctctctctcttctctctctgtctctctctctctctctctctctctctctctctctctctctctctctctctctctcttctctctctctctctctgagacatCCAGTCTTTTACTTTGCAAACAAATCAGATTTATTTAAGGAACAGGTATTCATTAATTCATTCCGAAGGGTTtcatgatagatttgaccaagCCCTGTATTTGATCATcttataatattaaaagaattctTTACTACTTCTATTTATATtatctttattcattatttgataaaatattaaaaaaaatattcgatAGACTGTATTGGactaaaaattacaaaattgatatGCAGTGTTATAATAGATAAAGATActagaaaatgaaaatacttaTCAATCACATTGACTTGCTGAACAATTGAGTCATTTGTGAAGCACTGATTGTAAGGcggtaaataaaaacatttaaattcatgTTGATGTTTTGTCGGTACCTTTTGAAGTCGTTCTTTGTTTCTCCTACTACTGCCTAGGACTTATCACACTGAAAGAAGTTTACGTGTGCAACATGTATGAACTAGGTGATATAATGATCTTACTTTGTTGTATCCGCGTTGTAGGTCAGAGACGATGACAGTGAAGAGGAAAACGAAGAAGAGGAAGACAAGAGGGAAAACGAAGAGGAGGAAGAAGACCAGGAAGAACCCGAACAAGACGTGCGTTGTTATACCAAACCTTCCAAAAAAACCTATGTTATGCATTTACATAAACGGAATTTTAGCTAACTTTTTCAAACAGAAAAACagtaattttgttaaatttccTTTTAATCATGAATATCAGAGGCTTGTTCTGTGTCattttagtatttaaaaatatgttttaaagaatttttttaaattaaataaaaaattgcaaatctgaACCCATCCACCCCCACTTGTGTATGCATTGTAAGTTAATATTGTTGGTCAACGATAAATATCACAAAGTTCTTATATGTGGTTATTTGTATGTAGGATAAAGATCTTTGCTCGTTGGAAGAAGGTAAAATGAACGAGAAATTCTACAGGAAACACTGTTATAGGAAGGTAAGCACAAAAAGTTACAAAGaacttatattttcatattggGCATGCGTCTCGTCTGATGAGCATAATTGActtaaattgtacatgtatatggtctAATAAGCACGTTAGACTAGATAATTGTACATGCTGATGTTTAAAATCTCGTAATcataattttgtgtattttgcATAGAGGACAAAATGTAAGGGGAGATTTGCCAAGAGATTAAGTGATAACATGGAACACTATTTTGAAGAGATTCGGAACCACGACCCTGTTAAACCAGATCTAGAGAAATCTTCAGACGACGACATTCGTGGTGACGTTTTGTGTAACCTTACAAATCTACTTAAAGCTGATAtgaatacgcattatttcccttttatctcagACTACGCCAttttagttgtcgatttctattcaTTCACATCCCTTGTATAAGGCCGAGACCACTAAATATGCATCaacgcattcaggtatttcatttcTATCACTGCACTGGTAAAGAATATCCAATgaaaaacgaaacaaaacagACTAAAATCCAAGAACACATTTCAAAAACCCTCGATCATTGTAAAAGGTTTCCCTGTGTGGTGGTGGTATAATATCgaacatgcgcaaaccacacattGTAGTAGATCGTGCAGTAACATGGACTTTAGAAAACGGGGTGTTTTCGTAAAAACAATGTTTTACATTCTTACTTTCTTGGATTGACTATGATCACATATCTACTGTGTTGAATGCAGTGCGGCCGGTGTCCACCGTAAGATGTAGACGTTATGTACTCTGTAAGAACGACACACGTATTTGATATGCACGCCAAGTAAAGCAGCACTATCTGTGCAAGATGATGCAGATACTTCGGgatttctttcaaagaataaacgatgttttctgttttgttgattttagtTTTTAACGGGGATTTTCAACAGAAAAAACGGttattgaaatagtgaaaatagcGGGCGGGCGGATGGCTGCCAAAAGAGTTCCCTTATTATACGGATTACTCCTTCTACAGTTTTGAAGATAAGGAGTTGTTCTTTCGTAGaccaattgtacatatatcagaggtgtgcatattgctagaattttaatttctgataatgaatgaaaaataccagtttttgaacttagtcatttttcgGCAAAACATTGCATATTAATGTAGGGTATTCCATTTCTCTGAATgcggtaggtagtgtttatcaattcagggttgacatgaaTTATGAATACATTTCACATAAAAGAAATCCTGGTTTGTTGCAACATTGACAGCCTTTTACTTggctttattctttttttaccaACATATTACTACCATGTGTAATTCTATCATTTAGAAGTCCATGCAACCTGAATGACTCGATTGAAATGCGACCGATCGTAACTTTCTCGAGCGATATATATTCCACTTTGTAGAGCGATCAAAACTGACAtcgcgaccaaatgcttttatgaattcatctCAGCTTTAAGCattaaatgcttatttttagatatcgtcggtcctataacacacaaGGCCAGGTAGACAACTTGAAATACGCGCGGTacgataatttgtctgcacggtCCAGTGTGTTTAAGGTCATACGATTTTCAAAAATAAGCCTtcaatctttatatttatttatcacatgtttatctcaatatgTTGTGGATATGACTCAtgggatgaatttttattttccacTGTGTGTTTGTACGCcatgtgacgtcataattaaacattactTAGGTATAGACGGTTGgttgacgtagaatgaaaaagtaaattatCAATTCAGTTGAAAAGAGTTGAGTTGTAAATGAGAAGCATCtaatattgtttcatttattcttcataaattcataaaaaatgtttgaaaataaaatgtttgttaaacTTCAAGGAACTTGTTTTCCTTGCGTTAAGTAGTTGGCGTCTTGCAGTtaatgtgttgtgcggctcacaattacaatttttatagaaagaattgagattaacaaaatatgtggtaaaacatttgataaaaagaatctctcataatttgcgatggtatattaTTTTGATCTAACTCGTTGTATGTTTTCTATCCCATCGCCAAGGCTTGGGGATAGAAATCATACAACTCGTTGAATAAGAATAATATACCATCgaaaatcatgagagatcctctatttatttatattttaaaaaaaaatccatgccTTGTCTGCAATTGTGATTTTTACTTCAAAATTACTGTTTTATCCGGGAGAGcaactgtaacagccacaaacGTGACGTTAGATTGGCAATAATGGGTGCtcggcaataatgggtactcgcACGTTACACTCTCCTTTGTATACTGTAATTCCTATTTCGAAATATCTTCACTATTTACACgtatatattatatttgattcatagtgtaaaattatgagcatttgaaaatatacaatattattataGGCCCCCATTTTACATacctcatcatcatcatcaccatcacaatcatcatcatcatcagtaGATATTTTTGCATTCTCGGTAAACGTTATCCTATATAACAATAATCACAATGTTTTCGTTGGGTAATGTAGAATACCAATGTGGGGACCATCCAGACTTGGACTTTATTTACAACAACTGCATGAAACGGTCCACTTATGAAAGCAGGAACTACCGGGAGGTGGAGTCTGGAATCTCCCCTCTGGATGTTCTCCCTTGTGACCAGAGCTTCTACACGTATGCCGGGTCACTGACCACTCCACCGTGTTATGAAACGGTCCAGTGGATTGTCTTTAAATGCCCTATTACTGTCTCTAAAAAGGTTCGAATAGTCACTGGCTTTTTTTGCTTTATCGagataaattttaatcaaatacatttGCAATTGTggtgatttttctttttaatttttttttcaatttcatgtaGGCTTACAGAAATTTGCAGTTAGTTGAGGATTCAAACGAAGATGACCTGAAATTGCTGGGGGTTAAACGTCACATTATGACGGTAAGAATTTTAAGTACTTAAGTGTGCTAGTAATATACTATACTGTTTTACCTATAAACTATTACTTTGCCCGCATTACTTTAAACATGTAGTGCTTTTTACATATGTAAATggatttaattcattttcatttcgaTTGTAGAATAATACTGGGATACAAGTCTACAGAAATCATgaaaactaaagaaaaaaacGCATCAACTATTGTTGCTTGTAGAAAGAAATGTTTTACCCATggcaaaatgtgtttaaattcaTGTAAACATTCCATCTATACTGAGATATCTACATGATTTATGATCAAATAGGTTTACCATTGACAAAGAatttttgtcagattttaataagttttaacCGTTGTCTGGAATTTTCGTAGACAGTGTGTGTTTTGTTGAAAACTAGCTTAAATATAAACTAAGTTTTAATATACCACTTGTGTTTGCTTATTATgcatttgaataaatattctttgaTTACTTATTTATAAGTCTTTAAGATGTCTTTATGTATGGTTTGATCTAACGTCACACGGAAAAACTTAAGGTGTAAAATAACTGGATGTCGATTTTACTATAGTAAATCAATATctcatttacatttttcacaCATGTTTAAATGATGTCGTATTGGGAATTTCATTTTGGGCTTATTTCCAAAGTTTTGAAATGTCATGAAAAAACGTAGAAACATGCAATTTTTGACGCCTTTACGTTGCATCAGGCTACAATATGTAATCGAGTTTGACACATCATCAGATGTTAACCCTTTTACTTAAATGTACTAataattatagagaaataaaGTAAAGCCATCTGTGAAAATATTCATGTACAGTATTATAATGACGTACTTGTTATTTGAGATAAAACCTTATGGTTGACTGTATACAAGAGTACAAGCAGCTATCGTATGCGGAAAAAAAACCGCTTCTGGTACTGAATAACAAAGATTTCAAGGTCAGAAATTTGATCACtggaatcaattttgaaaataaagatcATAAAACAAACACCAAgggtaaaataatatttttatcatacggCAAAACTGGCAACCAAATACACCAAATATGACATGAATTGTTATAAAAATCAGTCAGAGAGTTTATCGAAGTTTCAGTGAACAATTAGACGTTCTAATAGGTATTATTACTCACACGGCTATACAGCATGTGAAAACAAAATAACTTGGGATCAATCTTAGTTTATATGATCTCAGAAGTCGTTGTGTATATCTATCAAAAGCGCATAAACACtagtaaacatttgtataaaacgcaacttttattttttattgaaacaattttgcCAAGATTTATCCAGACAAAACTACCATCTATAGCTCAAATTCCGAATGAAAGAGACCTTTGTACAAAAAGAATCCATTGAAACTTTTAACGCTTGCTCCTCTCTATTTTGAATATAAGTTAATTTCTCTCAGACGTTTGACATGAACGTATATTGAAGAGCATTTTCGTTTAAAGTATCGATAAGgatatactctgtcccaagatattttggattcacgttttgacgatttttaataaaaatacacttacctgtgaaagaagtgcaattgaaatagttgaaagggatattttccaagataatttcattgacacattatcatctttcactcggaaaaattcacaggaacgaaaacagattccttacggagatttataatggggaatgtttacatcttttctccattcggaatacactcggaatacatcgcgcaatatttcaacgttatcatccgggcttgctgcaatgcaaaatctccgtagacatcacattttttagcattttattgaaacctgataagctaacaggggcgttttgactgagaaatcttggaaattgttcatacttttgaatgaacatcgtttggatcctcaggtatttataaatatcaaacaattaagccaaacgtgaatccaaaatatcttgggacagagtatagtattGTTTATAGAGGAAATTATAGCAAAACTTTGCGATGTTAATTTTGTTTGGATCAGGTTatttaataaatcatgaaaaatgttgaatatgatattgttttgaattttcttcAGTTTAATAATACCCAATTGAAAAAATCCATTGCATGACATATGAATGcaagattttgctgataaagtcttcaggtatttttaaaaaatagttgtaATTTTAAAGTAAGTGATATATTTAACCTTGTATTAAACTTATTCAACAGTTTAAGATAACCTattctgtattttattttgaaattgacCTAAATAGAAAATCCGGGCGAACTTCTGAATTATACTTGTGTTATATATAGGCAAATCTCATGTGTAAGCATGAAAGG includes:
- the LOC128189428 gene encoding nacrein-like protein isoform X3, which produces MAQCLSSVVLLWISLGTVLGAGFLGVRPQSNGDCRYDDINKAHFSYDQNHCEGPMKWCNVHQCWSTCGSDIRQSPINIQTAETIREGFGNLQFRNLHLRVPANISNNGHSPDFDCKVETDEALRLKKNIILTNVPMRGDKQYIFAQLHIHIGNETNRTSDSNINDDDEGSEHSIDGQFYPMEAHLVFYDSSFDNIGVAKPVNDSLVVLGVMIKVRDDDSEEENEEEEDKRENEEEEEDQEEPEQDDKDLCSLEEGKMNEKFYRKHCYRKRTKCKGRFAKRLSDNMEHYFEEIRNHDPVKPDLEKSSDDDIREYQCGDHPDLDFIYNNCMKRSTYESRNYREVESGISPLDVLPCDQSFYTYAGSLTTPPCYETVQWIVFKCPITVSKKAYRNLQLVEDSNEDDLKLLGVKRHIMTNNTGIQVYRNHEN